The following proteins are encoded in a genomic region of Acidobacteriota bacterium:
- a CDS encoding VWA domain-containing protein, with translation MRLIRSVLLLAAVASLPAPFLRAPLLQAQELPTAPSSTANPPPAPASPPAAARPQPSASTPAATTPQPAAAAPPAAKVKDEELPDTGTIIKKRVDEVNVIFTVTDKGGKFIKGLKQADFTVLDDHKPPQSMVAFRSETNLPLRVGLLVDASNSIRDRFKFEQEAATEFLNQTVRPKVDKAFVVGFDATPEVTADFTDSAEKLAKGVAILRPGGGTALWDAVYYACRDKLLKHQDDFAVRRAIIVLSDGDDNQSRVTRQEATEMAQRAEVIVYAISTNISGVVSRGDKYMQEMAEATGGRVFFPMKLDDIAEKFVQIQEELRSQYAVAYKPTDFLADGRYRAIDIVASNKKYKVRARKGYYAPRQ, from the coding sequence ATGCGACTCATCCGGAGTGTGCTTCTGCTCGCCGCCGTGGCATCGCTGCCGGCGCCATTCCTTCGAGCACCGCTCCTGCAAGCACAAGAGTTACCCACCGCGCCTTCTTCCACCGCGAATCCTCCGCCCGCGCCGGCTTCGCCGCCCGCCGCGGCGCGCCCGCAACCGTCAGCATCCACGCCCGCGGCCACAACGCCGCAACCCGCCGCTGCCGCTCCCCCCGCTGCCAAGGTAAAGGATGAGGAGTTGCCCGACACCGGCACCATCATCAAGAAGCGCGTGGACGAAGTGAACGTCATCTTCACTGTCACCGACAAGGGCGGCAAGTTCATCAAGGGACTGAAGCAGGCTGATTTCACCGTGCTCGACGACCACAAGCCGCCGCAATCCATGGTGGCGTTCCGCAGCGAGACCAACCTGCCACTGCGCGTCGGGCTGCTGGTGGACGCTTCCAATTCCATCCGCGACCGTTTCAAGTTCGAGCAGGAAGCGGCGACCGAGTTCCTGAACCAGACCGTGCGGCCGAAGGTGGATAAGGCTTTCGTCGTGGGCTTCGACGCCACCCCCGAGGTCACCGCGGATTTCACCGATTCCGCCGAGAAGCTCGCCAAGGGAGTCGCGATCCTGCGTCCCGGCGGCGGCACCGCGCTCTGGGATGCGGTCTACTACGCCTGCCGCGACAAACTGCTCAAGCATCAGGATGACTTCGCTGTCCGCCGCGCCATCATCGTGCTCTCCGACGGTGACGACAACCAGAGCCGCGTCACCCGCCAGGAAGCCACCGAGATGGCGCAACGCGCCGAGGTCATCGTCTACGCCATCAGCACCAACATCAGCGGCGTGGTCTCGCGCGGCGATAAATATATGCAAGAGATGGCAGAAGCGACCGGCGGCCGCGTGTTCTTTCCCATGAAGCTCGACGATATCGCCGAGAAATTCGTGCAGATCCAGGAAGAATTGCGCAGCCAGTACGCCGTCGCGTACAAGCCTACCGACTTCCTCGCCGACGGACGCTACCGCGCTATCGACATCGTCGCCTCGAATAAGAAGTACAAAGTGCGCGCCCGCAAGGGTTACTACGCGCCGCGGCAGTAA
- a CDS encoding VWA domain-containing protein → MLTLLLFSAAAFAQAPVTNTEPPDDKKGERQRDRDDIQTFKVSVDVVNVFFNVKDKRGALVPGLPKDNFELYEDGQRQTVKYFSTESNQPLTLGLLIDSSGSQQRVLGMEQEVGSQFLADVLGPKDLAFVISFDVNVDLLQDFTNSRRELRDALYRTRINTGGGSYGPPGLGGGPIPTSRPRGTLLYDAVWLAADNKLGREAGRKAMIILTDGVDQGSQETVKTAIEAAQRADAICYVLLIADRDFAQLGNGAGTMKDLAEQTGGRLIEVGNKFDKLKAAFDQIQSELRSQYSIGYNPTNNKRDGSFRRVEIRTKEGHKVQARRGYYALAQ, encoded by the coding sequence GTGCTGACGCTTCTTCTTTTCTCGGCTGCCGCATTCGCGCAAGCGCCCGTGACCAACACCGAACCGCCGGACGACAAGAAGGGTGAACGCCAGAGAGACCGGGACGACATACAGACCTTCAAGGTCTCGGTGGACGTGGTCAACGTGTTCTTCAACGTGAAAGACAAGCGCGGCGCGCTCGTCCCCGGCCTGCCCAAGGACAACTTCGAACTCTATGAAGACGGCCAGAGGCAGACCGTCAAGTACTTCTCCACCGAGAGCAATCAGCCGCTCACCCTTGGCCTGCTCATTGATTCCAGCGGAAGCCAGCAGCGTGTGCTTGGCATGGAGCAGGAGGTCGGCAGCCAGTTCCTCGCCGACGTCCTCGGACCCAAGGACCTCGCGTTTGTCATCAGCTTCGACGTGAACGTGGACCTGTTGCAGGACTTCACCAACTCACGCCGCGAGCTGCGCGACGCGCTCTATCGCACGCGGATCAATACTGGCGGCGGCAGCTATGGGCCTCCGGGGCTGGGCGGCGGGCCGATCCCGACTTCACGCCCGCGCGGCACCTTGCTCTACGACGCGGTGTGGCTCGCTGCCGACAACAAGCTGGGCCGCGAAGCCGGCCGCAAGGCGATGATCATCCTGACCGACGGCGTGGACCAGGGCAGCCAGGAGACGGTGAAGACGGCGATCGAGGCGGCGCAGCGCGCCGATGCCATCTGCTATGTGCTGCTCATCGCCGACCGCGACTTCGCTCAGCTCGGCAACGGCGCCGGCACCATGAAAGATCTCGCCGAACAGACCGGCGGACGATTGATCGAGGTCGGCAACAAGTTCGACAAGCTGAAGGCGGCCTTCGATCAGATCCAGAGCGAGCTGCGCAGCCAGTACTCCATCGGCTATAACCCCACCAACAACAAGCGCGACGGCAGCTTCCGCCGCGTAGAGATCCGCACCAAAGAGGGACACAAGGTGCAGGCGCGGCGCGGATACTACGCCCTCGCGCAGTAA
- a CDS encoding VWA domain-containing protein, whose amino-acid sequence MMTMWKRWVAVAAVALGLVSLLWPADGQSGSQDVPDAPSATKSQTNPFPADAPKGPPAAKPEPAPVQSTDQPGNTRIPANVKNVPQGGATPDQAPDTGVMSSREDVIRVSVNQVYVPVTIRDNDGRLVEGLTVRDFAVYEDGIRQPINFFTSDPFPLSVAVVVDLGMPDVTMKRVNESLPNIVGAFSQFDEVSLYTFGNSVSKVLDFSAVNDKLSAAIKRSRRPGRSGGGVPMGGGPMNAGPSVNGHPIDPGTPHQQQARNESRVLNDAILMAAQDLAKRRRDYRKIVFVISDGREDGSRASYQDVMKVLLSNDVSVYAVAVGDAAIPGYDTLGRVHVPGTGYQNLLPKYSSATGGQIYTEFTREAIEDSYARITETARNQYTLGYKTKSAVAANYRSIEIRVHKGGLRVFARDGYYPLPPPRQQAQ is encoded by the coding sequence ATGATGACGATGTGGAAGAGATGGGTAGCGGTGGCCGCGGTGGCGCTAGGACTAGTGTCGCTGCTGTGGCCGGCAGACGGGCAGAGCGGCTCGCAAGACGTGCCCGACGCGCCTTCAGCGACCAAGTCGCAGACCAACCCCTTCCCCGCCGACGCACCCAAGGGACCTCCGGCCGCGAAGCCTGAGCCCGCCCCGGTCCAAAGCACCGACCAGCCCGGTAACACCCGCATTCCAGCGAACGTGAAGAACGTACCGCAGGGCGGCGCCACGCCGGATCAGGCACCAGACACCGGCGTGATGAGCAGCCGTGAAGACGTCATTCGCGTGAGCGTGAACCAGGTCTACGTCCCGGTCACCATCCGCGATAACGACGGGCGTCTGGTGGAGGGCCTCACGGTACGGGATTTTGCCGTCTACGAAGACGGCATCCGCCAGCCCATCAATTTCTTCACCAGCGATCCGTTCCCGCTTTCCGTCGCCGTGGTGGTCGATCTTGGCATGCCCGACGTCACCATGAAGCGGGTGAACGAGAGCCTGCCCAACATCGTGGGCGCGTTCAGCCAGTTCGACGAGGTCTCGCTCTACACCTTCGGCAACTCGGTCTCGAAGGTGCTCGATTTCTCCGCCGTGAACGACAAGCTCTCCGCCGCCATCAAGCGCAGCCGGCGTCCGGGACGTTCTGGCGGCGGCGTCCCCATGGGCGGCGGTCCCATGAACGCTGGGCCCTCGGTCAACGGACATCCCATCGATCCGGGCACGCCGCACCAGCAGCAAGCGCGCAACGAGTCGCGCGTGCTCAATGACGCCATCCTGATGGCGGCGCAAGACCTGGCCAAGCGCCGGCGCGACTATCGCAAGATCGTTTTCGTCATCAGCGACGGCCGCGAAGATGGCAGCCGCGCCAGCTACCAGGACGTGATGAAGGTCCTGCTCTCCAATGATGTTTCCGTCTATGCCGTGGCCGTAGGCGACGCCGCCATCCCCGGCTACGACACGCTCGGGCGCGTCCATGTTCCCGGCACCGGCTACCAGAACCTGTTGCCCAAGTACTCGTCCGCCACCGGCGGCCAGATCTACACCGAGTTCACCCGCGAGGCGATCGAAGACTCCTACGCGCGCATCACCGAGACCGCTCGCAACCAGTACACGCTGGGATACAAGACCAAGTCGGCCGTAGCCGCCAACTATCGCTCCATCGAGATCCGCGTGCACAAAGGCGGGCTGCGCGTCTTCGCGCGCGATGGTTATTACCCGCTGCCTCCGCCACGCCAACAGGCGCAGTGA
- a CDS encoding ADP-ribosylation factor-like protein, with the protein MSFINFAAREINCKIVYYGAGLGGKTTNLQIVFDKTGDKQKGKMISLATETDRTLFFDFLPLDLGTVRGFKTRFHLYTVPGQVFYDASRKLILRGVDGVVFVADSQEERMDANMEALDNLLDNLKEHGYDLAKIPYVLQLNKRDLPNALPVDKLKQELLKKGEPVFEAVAYQGTGVFETLKEVARQVLVELKKG; encoded by the coding sequence TTGAGTTTCATCAATTTCGCGGCCCGCGAGATCAACTGCAAGATCGTCTATTACGGCGCCGGTCTCGGCGGCAAGACGACGAACCTGCAGATTGTCTTCGATAAGACCGGTGACAAGCAGAAGGGCAAGATGATCTCGCTTGCCACCGAGACCGACCGTACTTTGTTCTTCGATTTTCTTCCTCTCGACCTCGGCACCGTCCGCGGCTTCAAGACCCGCTTCCATCTCTACACCGTCCCCGGCCAGGTCTTCTACGACGCCAGCCGCAAGCTCATCCTGCGTGGCGTGGATGGCGTGGTCTTCGTTGCTGACTCGCAGGAAGAGCGCATGGACGCCAACATGGAGGCGCTCGATAACCTGCTGGACAACCTCAAAGAACATGGCTACGACCTGGCCAAGATCCCCTACGTCCTGCAGCTCAACAAGCGCGACCTGCCCAACGCGCTTCCGGTCGACAAGCTCAAGCAGGAGTTGCTTAAAAAAGGCGAGCCGGTCTTCGAGGCCGTCGCGTATCAGGGCACCGGCGTCTTCGAGACGTTGAAGGAAGTCGCCCGCCAGGTATTGGTCGAACTCAAGAAGGGCTAG